A window from Planococcus maritimus encodes these proteins:
- a CDS encoding gamma-glutamyltransferase family protein, with the protein MDYSNHPFPGKRHTVFGKKGMVATSQPLAAQTGLEILKKGGNAIDAAIATAATLTVVEPTSNGIGGDAFALVWVKGELHGLNASGPSPQELTIEAVKAKGHDKMPTHGLVPITVPGVPAAWAELSKRFGKLSLAETLEPAIRYAEEGYPLTPILGKYWKKAYDIFNKNFTAKEFEAWFETFAPDGRVPEIGEMWKSPGHADTLRKIGETDAKAFYEGELAEKIDSFMTEHGGFLKKQDLAAYKAEWVKPISTSYKGHEVWEIPPNGQGMVAQMALNIFKQLDTPVWQHGNTLHQQIESMKLAYTDGQAFITEQTDMPVTAEHLLSDDYAASRAKEIGTEAVDPVAYELPKGGTVYLAAADEEGNMISYIQSNYMGFGSGIVIPGTGIGLQNRGADFSLDDSHPNALKPGKRTFHTIIPGFLTKAGEAVGPFGVMGGYMQPQGHFQVVVNTLDYLLNPQAALDMPRWQWMGGKKVTVEAEFPNYLAQELQRRGHQVEVMADPGSFGRGQIIWRNPETGVLAGGTESRTDGAIAVW; encoded by the coding sequence TTGGATTATTCAAATCACCCTTTCCCGGGGAAACGCCATACGGTCTTCGGTAAGAAAGGCATGGTGGCAACCTCACAGCCGCTTGCCGCGCAAACAGGTCTTGAAATTTTGAAAAAAGGCGGCAACGCCATCGATGCCGCAATCGCGACAGCAGCGACCTTAACCGTTGTAGAACCGACCTCAAATGGCATCGGCGGCGATGCGTTCGCGCTCGTCTGGGTAAAAGGCGAACTGCACGGATTGAATGCATCCGGTCCTTCGCCTCAGGAACTGACGATCGAAGCCGTTAAAGCAAAAGGCCATGACAAGATGCCGACGCATGGCTTAGTCCCAATTACGGTTCCAGGTGTTCCCGCTGCTTGGGCAGAGTTGTCGAAACGTTTCGGCAAGCTCAGCTTAGCGGAAACTTTGGAACCGGCCATTCGCTATGCGGAAGAAGGCTATCCGTTGACACCGATTCTCGGCAAGTATTGGAAAAAAGCTTACGACATCTTCAACAAGAATTTCACTGCTAAAGAATTCGAAGCATGGTTTGAAACTTTTGCGCCAGATGGCCGTGTGCCGGAAATTGGTGAAATGTGGAAGTCTCCAGGCCACGCCGACACGCTGCGAAAAATTGGCGAAACCGATGCCAAAGCTTTTTACGAAGGCGAGCTGGCAGAGAAAATCGACAGCTTCATGACTGAACACGGCGGTTTCTTGAAAAAACAAGATTTAGCCGCGTACAAGGCTGAATGGGTTAAGCCCATTTCGACGAGCTATAAAGGGCATGAGGTGTGGGAAATCCCGCCAAACGGCCAAGGCATGGTCGCGCAAATGGCGCTCAATATTTTCAAGCAACTAGACACTCCCGTCTGGCAACATGGCAACACGCTGCACCAGCAAATCGAATCGATGAAACTGGCTTATACGGATGGCCAGGCCTTCATCACCGAACAAACGGATATGCCAGTGACGGCTGAACATTTATTATCGGATGACTATGCAGCGAGCCGCGCAAAAGAAATCGGCACAGAAGCGGTCGACCCCGTCGCGTACGAACTGCCAAAAGGCGGCACGGTTTACTTAGCAGCGGCCGACGAGGAAGGCAATATGATTTCCTATATCCAAAGCAATTACATGGGCTTTGGCTCCGGCATCGTCATTCCAGGAACGGGCATCGGGTTGCAGAACCGCGGAGCGGATTTCTCGCTTGATGATAGCCACCCAAATGCCTTGAAGCCAGGCAAGCGAACTTTCCATACAATCATTCCAGGGTTTTTGACAAAAGCGGGCGAAGCGGTCGGGCCGTTTGGCGTTATGGGAGGCTATATGCAGCCGCAAGGCCATTTTCAAGTGGTCGTGAATACGCTCGATTACCTACTGAATCCGCAAGCGGCGCTCGATATGCCGCGCTGGCAATGGATGGGCGGCAAAAAAGTGACCGTCGAAGCGGAGTTCCCGAACTATTTAGCGCAGGAATTGCAACGCAGAGGGCATCAAGTGGAAGTGATGGCGGACCCGGGCAGCTTTGGTCGCGGTCAGATTATTTGGCGCAATCCAGAAACCGGCGTGCTTGCAGGCGGCACGGAATCCCGTACGGACGGAGCGATTGCTGTTTGGTAA
- a CDS encoding LysR family transcriptional regulator has protein sequence MDHKLEIFVTTAEQKSFTRAAELLHMTPSAISLSIKALENKLGVRLFERSNKYVQLTEAGQVMYAQSKEILLKYDQLKLALTELDPSTAMPLSIGAAYTFGEYFLPGIIYAFSKRHPNITPSITIHNSKTIIEQIHKQELDIGFIVEGEASGNDVKTDLFAEEEMVIIARANHPIIHHSQVDRRLLEAETWIIREPGSGTRDVTDKLFAQLGIAPKKVMSFGSSQTIKESVALGLGISYLSESTVKIETKTGSIGAITLADFPNKSRFHYITHRASFHTPAAQLFLDFLNSYVLDEKVSVHTKKRLAEL, from the coding sequence ATGGACCACAAATTGGAGATTTTTGTTACTACTGCTGAACAAAAAAGCTTTACCCGTGCAGCCGAATTGCTTCACATGACTCCTTCGGCTATTTCTTTGAGCATCAAGGCGCTGGAAAACAAACTGGGCGTCCGACTGTTCGAGCGCAGTAATAAGTACGTTCAATTGACGGAAGCTGGCCAGGTAATGTATGCCCAGTCTAAAGAGATTCTCTTGAAATACGATCAATTAAAGCTGGCACTGACGGAACTCGACCCATCGACAGCGATGCCCTTGTCCATTGGAGCAGCCTATACATTCGGCGAATACTTTTTGCCTGGCATCATTTACGCGTTTAGCAAGCGCCATCCGAACATTACACCGAGTATCACCATCCACAATTCCAAGACCATTATCGAGCAAATCCATAAGCAAGAACTCGACATCGGCTTTATCGTTGAAGGGGAAGCGAGCGGCAACGATGTTAAAACAGATTTGTTTGCAGAAGAAGAGATGGTCATCATTGCACGCGCCAATCACCCGATTATTCACCATTCTCAAGTCGACCGCCGTTTGCTCGAAGCCGAAACTTGGATCATCCGAGAACCCGGTTCCGGCACGCGCGACGTCACCGACAAGCTATTCGCCCAGCTCGGCATTGCCCCGAAGAAAGTCATGAGCTTCGGCAGTTCTCAAACGATCAAGGAATCAGTCGCACTTGGCCTTGGCATCTCGTATCTCTCGGAATCCACCGTCAAAATCGAAACGAAAACCGGATCGATTGGTGCCATCACACTGGCCGACTTCCCGAATAAAAGCCGCTTCCATTACATTACCCATCGCGCAAGCTTCCATACACCGGCGGCTCAGCTTTTCTTGGATTTTCTCAATTCCTATGTCCTTGATGAAAAAGTTTCAGTGCATACGAAAAAACGCCTAGCGGAACTTTGA